A single region of the Tepidisphaeraceae bacterium genome encodes:
- a CDS encoding Rrf2 family transcriptional regulator, with amino-acid sequence MRLSKRTEYGLRAIVQLARLRPSEFVQSRDLAGQEELPNKFLESILLALRRGGFLESKVGSGGGYRLSRPAKDIRVGELVRRLEGRLTIREPDAVGESTPGEVAVRLLNNRLTDATNEALDQMSLEELMDHVGKATNSQQEMYYI; translated from the coding sequence TTGAGATTATCCAAGCGGACCGAGTATGGCTTGCGGGCGATCGTGCAGTTGGCGCGGTTGCGGCCGAGCGAGTTCGTGCAGTCACGCGATCTGGCGGGGCAGGAAGAACTGCCGAACAAGTTCCTGGAGTCCATCCTGCTGGCGCTGCGCCGCGGTGGGTTCCTCGAGAGCAAGGTGGGCAGTGGCGGGGGTTATCGGCTGTCGCGACCGGCCAAGGACATTCGTGTTGGCGAACTCGTCCGCCGGTTGGAAGGGCGGTTGACCATCCGCGAGCCCGACGCCGTCGGGGAGTCGACGCCCGGCGAGGTGGCGGTGCGCCTGCTCAACAATCGCCTGACCGACGCCACCAACGAGGCGCTGGACCAGATGAGCCTTGAAGAACTCATGGACCACGTCGGCAAGGCCACGAATTCGCAGCAGGAGATGTACTACATTTAG